A region from the Brassica napus cultivar Da-Ae chromosome C8, Da-Ae, whole genome shotgun sequence genome encodes:
- the LOC125574855 gene encoding transmembrane protein 147-like, whose product MTLFHFFNCAILTFGPHAVYYSATPLSEYDTLGTSVKAALVYLATALVKLICLATFLQVSETQVFDPYQEALKAMIGFIDVAGLYFALAHLTHRNISQNHKFQAVGLGWAFADAVLHRLAPLWVGARGLEFTWDYVLQGLEANANLVFTISLAALGSLMWLRKNKPKTMIPIIYTFALIIATMPSITSYLKRVMGWHFPKIVGFEMLTSLVMAFISCQLFILCQRPSL is encoded by the exons ATGACGCTCTTTCACTTCTTCAACTGTGCGATTCTCACATTTGGACCCCACGCCGTCTACTACTCCGCCACTCCCTT ATCTGAATATGACACTCTTGGAACCTCCGTGAAGGCTGCTCTTGTCTACCTTGCCACAGCTTTGGTTAAG CTTATTTGTTTGGCAACTTTTCTGCAAGTATCTGAGACTCAAGTATTCGACCCATACCAG GAAGCACTGAAAGCAATGATTGGCTTCATCGATGTTGCTGGTCTTTATTTTGCTCTGGCTCACCTAACACACAGGAACATCTCCCAGAACCACAAGTTTCAAGCTGTTGGCCTTG GATGGGCATTTGCAGATGCTGTTTTACACAGGTTGGCACCTCTTTGGGTAGGTGCTCGAGGACTGGAGTTCACTTGGGATTATGTTTTGCAAGGGCTTGAAGCCAATGCgaatttg GTGTTCACGATATCTTTAGCTGCTCTAGGTTCGTTGATGTGGCTACGCAAGAACAAGCCAAAGACCATGATCCCCATCATATACACGTTTGCACTGATCATCGCCACTATGCCTTCAATCACAAGCTATCTAAAGAGAGTCATGGGATGGCATTTCCCAAAAATTGTTGGGTTTGAGATGTTAACTTCTCTCGTGATGGCTTTCATCAGTTGTCAGCTCTTCATCCTCTGTCAGAGACCGTCTTTGTGA